TCTTGAAAAACGGAAAACTGCTCGAGTACACCGCTGACGCATCTATCATTCTCATATCTCTCATATGGGGAAGCACATTCATTATCATTAAGAAAGGTGTGGACACTTTCGAACCCATAACTTATCTCTTCCTGCGCTTTATGGTGGCATCTGTTTTCCTGTTCATCATTACACTCCCTCTGATGAAGAAGATCAACAGAAAACTGCTGAAAGACGGTATTATACTCGGCTCTGTGCTATTTATCGTTTTTCTCTTTCAGACTCTGGCTCTCAAACTTGCAACAGCTACTGAGGTTGGATTTCTTACAGGTCTTTATGTGCTTTTCGTACCCGTTTTCTCCGCACTCATACTTAAAAAATACCCGCACATGTTTTCTGTTCTTGGTGTTCTGCTCTCCGCAGCCGGAATGATGATGGTCACTCTCGAATCCAGCATAGGGCTTTCTACCGGACAGATTTTCGGTATTATAAACGCTCTTTTTCTGGGACTTTACATTATACTCATTGACGTATATTCAAGACGGCATCATGTAGTCCTGCTTACAACTGTACAGATACTGACAGCGACAGTTCTTGCGGGGGTCTACTCATGGCTTTTCGAGGAGCAGAACTATTCCGCTGCGCTTGACCCGTATATGCTGTATACAATTCTCTTCACAGGGCTGATAGCAACTGTTTTCTGCTTTTTCGTACAAACAGCAATGCAGAAGCACACAACTCCCACAAAAGCAGCAATCATGTTTACTCTGGAGCCGATATCCTCCGCTTTTTTCAGCTTCTTCATAGGGGGCGAAATTTTAAACAGCAGACAGTATTTCGGCGCTGCATTGATTGTCATTGCCATACTCGTGGCGGAAGCCGGAACAGCAATGCGTTACTCTGTAAAAAAACTACACCGTTAAAGAACATTAGTGCCCGATCATCACTTCCGTGAAAGAACAACCGGGCACCTATTAAATTATTGATATTGTCTTCTGATCTCTTTAACAGCCTGAACCATGTTATGCAATGATTCCATAACCTCACGCCATTCTCTGGTTTTTAATCCGCAATCAGGGTTGATCCATAACCTTTCCGCAGGTATTTTCTCAAGAGCACTGCTTATAAGTCCTTTGATCTCTTCTACTGATGGGACTCGCGGACTGTGGATATCATATACCCCTGGACCGATATCTCTTGGATATTCAAAGTCATTAAAAGCATCCAGAAGAACCATTCCGCTCCTGCTTGACTCAATGCTTATAACATCGGCATCCATGTCTGCAATAGCCTCTATAATCTCATTAAACTCGCTGTAGCACATATGTGTGTGTATCTGGGTTTTATCCTGCACACCAGAAGAAGCAAGCCTGAAGGCGTCTGTTGCCCACCTGAAGTATCCATTTCTATCCTTATGCTTAACAGGCATACCTTCGCTGAATGCTGCTTCATCTATCTGAATAATATTGATTCCGGCTTTTTCCAGACTCATAACTTCTTCTCTGACAGCAAGAGCTATCTGCCTGCAAACTTCAGCTTTTTCTATATCATCCCTGACAAAGCTCCAGCAAAGTATTGTAACAGGTCCTGTCAGCATCCCCTTAACCGGCTTCCCTGTGAGTGACTGCGCATAGGTTATCCAGTCTACTGTCATATCCCCCCTGCGGAAGACATCCCCATAGATTACAGGAGGCTTAACACAACGGCTGCCGTAACTCTGCACCCATCCGTTCTGTGTGAAGCAGAAGCCGTGCATCTTCTGCCCGAAATATTCGACCATATCGTTTCTTTCGGGTTCACCATGTACAAGCACGTCAAGATTCAGCTCTTCCTGCTTTCTTATGATCTTTTTTATCTCGTTTCTGATAAAGAAATCATAATCCTCTATGAACACTTCGCCGTTTCTGAATTTTCTGCGCTGATTTCTTATCTCATCAGTCTGCGGAAACGAACCTATTGTAGTGGTAGGGAAGAGCGGAAGGTTAAGCCAGCCCTGCTCTTTCTTCCTTTTGCTA
This window of the Denitrovibrio acetiphilus DSM 12809 genome carries:
- a CDS encoding DMT family transporter, translated to MKNGKLLEYTADASIILISLIWGSTFIIIKKGVDTFEPITYLFLRFMVASVFLFIITLPLMKKINRKLLKDGIILGSVLFIVFLFQTLALKLATATEVGFLTGLYVLFVPVFSALILKKYPHMFSVLGVLLSAAGMMMVTLESSIGLSTGQIFGIINALFLGLYIILIDVYSRRHHVVLLTTVQILTATVLAGVYSWLFEEQNYSAALDPYMLYTILFTGLIATVFCFFVQTAMQKHTTPTKAAIMFTLEPISSAFFSFFIGGEILNSRQYFGAALIVIAILVAEAGTAMRYSVKKLHR